From the Nematostella vectensis chromosome 7, jaNemVect1.1, whole genome shotgun sequence genome, the window CAGCTTTCAATTTAAAAGACTATCTATCTGCATTTACAAAATAGTGCCACATGTATAAACAAAATACTAGAAACTGTTTACTTGAATATAATACATCATTAGAACGCCTCTTTTTCTCTTTAGCTGATCATAAAAAACACCACCCGAATTGTGTAATCCTTTTTAAAAGGCATTTTACATTGTACTAAATCACACACAAGGACGACAATAGTCAAACAAGATTACCTTGAAAAatttacaaataaaacaaagtttttaacTTTCTTAATAAGTTGATCTAAAAATATACTATTCGTTgtgttatttttatctttcaaaTTAAAGACTGATTTTTATCACATTAAGAAAACACCAATGATCACCCACAGTCCggggtaaaacaaaaaaattagttACGCATCATAACCTTATTGCTGTAGCTAAAAGAACACTGGTGTAATTCCTCAAACTTTAGTTATGTATCTTTTGTGACGACATTCTCTATTTGGGCACTTTGTGTATATAAAAGGCTACAGGAAAATCAGAATTAACGTCTTTTTTCAATTCTCAGAAAATAGGGTAGCCATTGAAAAACACTTCCATCAAATTAGAACCTGTTGGAAATATATACCATAGAATTGTCTAGTCAAGCAAGCCCAATGGAGAAATTGCAAGCGTTGCCATAGAAGCATTGTATCATGACATATAAGGCGTTGCTATGGTAGCAACGTATCATTACATATAAGGCGTTTATTACACTATTTTCGTGTTCTGGAAGCAGCATTGTATATTGGACCGAACTATAAATTCCCATTTGATTTTGCCCCATTTGGTAATTATAGAAGGAAAATTTGCCAAGGCCTCATGTCACAATTTCCGGGCGCCACTTAGATTCGCATACCAAAAAATGGTGTATtgcactttttttaatttttttcgggTTTTATATTTTCGTAATGCAAGTAAGAGCGAAAATTAAGGTAATACGAATATTTTCAGGTTTGCAGTATGCAATAGGCTATACCATTCAGGTAATAGTCGGCAGGAATCGGCGAATGCAACCGCTTACCGATCAACGCCGAACGATTATTGATTGCAATAGCTCCATAGCATATTCCAAATAAGGCAACACGCGAGCAAGCACGTGGCACTTTCAAAACATTGTCCCAACTGACCTAACAAAAATACTCCAGTAATTCCAGTTTAAAATTTCCAATGAGTACAACTTGACTGATTTTGTAAAGTTGTAGGGAAAACTTCAAGAACTCGCAAATTCTTGGGAAATATTCGATTAGTTTCCGAAGATTGACGGACGGTTCTCGGTAAGTTTTCGGAAAACCTTCCAAGACCCGTGAATTCGTGTCAAATTTCCGATTAGTTTTTAACGGATCATGGGGTCCTCGGAAAGTTTTCGGAAAACCCTCGAGACACCGGTATCGCACCCCTGCTGGTTGGTGGAGACCATGAATTATTGGCTTATGGATACTGCGTAAGACGTCTTTAACTGGAGTGCATGTCCATCACGGATTGTGTCATGCCTCCCTCAGACACGATAATTGACGGCGAACTCTGGCTGGACGAGATGAGTTGGGACCCGGGGTGTCCCGGAtggtgcgcatgcgcgtgaGGGTGTCCCGGCGGCGGCATCATCATGGCGTGAGGGTGCCCCGGGATGTACATGGGCTGTGGCTGCGGTGGCATGGATGAGCGGTACGCATGAGGGGACTGCAGCTGGCCATGCATGGAGTGAGCCATGGTGGTAGCTATCTGCATGGTGCCCACGCCGCTGCTGGCGGGGTCCTGCATGTAGGCCCGAGGCGAGAAGTGAGGAGGCTGCACCCCTCCGTCGAGGTGGTAGTTGGGGTGAGCCTGCGGGTGATGCTGCTCCGGGTAGTACCCCGGTGGGGGATGCCCGGGACCGGGTCCGTAGCGAGGTGGTCCGGGGGACGGTATCCCCTGCCCTATGGAGCTTTTCCGCCGTCTAGACTTGAATACTGTCACAACAGGGGATTTGCCAGCTCTGTTGGAAGCGTCAATCATGGGCTGCACGATTCGTCTTCTCGCATTGATAAACCTTCAAGAACAGTCAAATGCTGTATTAGAATGTGATActttaaaactttgttttatgTTAATGGCCGCGTTACTTTAaaatgttgtgtttttttttataacgtTTTATTTAAAGATGCCAGTAGCGGGTCTACGGGGAGGGTctagggggtttaacccccctcctatgggctgccagaaagccatatgaaaaaaaaaaaaaatccaaaaaattTGACGAAATATTAATTGTGTGAAAAGTACTGCGTGCAAAATTCAAGAAATTAACACTGTACGaaagtatttatttattggaaAAGTTACGGTGCGGTAAGATATCTGTGCGTCTGCTGTTTTTCCATTTTTACAGTGGCCCACTTAATTGAAAAGCCATATGAATCCTAACCACCAAAGAAAGCAATCTCACCGTCTAGGCGTATAAAAGCTCTATATAAAAGGGGAAGGAATCTTAACAGGAAACAGGATGGACAATCTGAAAAGCCAGAAACCATTTCCGGAGAGTAGAAAGCGCGGGAAAACATTACTATTAAAATTCTTGGGTATTCAAAAGTGTAGAATAAGTAAGATCGACATAAAATGGCCCAGTGAGGTATTCTAGGGTAATCCTTTGGGCGTTTTAATTTGATAACGAAAGTTTGACCAATTTCTAGACAGTTTCAGCACGGTTTGCAATCTCTAAAGTCATACCATGCTAATCGTGTTATCTCAAAACCGCGGATAtcacaaagaaacaaatgaatattccattaccactatcataggtaaaatatttttcatgaaAAACTTTtcataatattttctttacgATAATCTTTACCGATATCGTTAGTACAGGGTTATCTCGGCGCGATTAAGATAGCTTTTCGAACTCGAAGATTTTTAAAGTCTCGTAATGGTTTTGTTATCTTCCAAAACAGAGCGAATTGATCAGCAAGTTAAATTTTTTATCGATATTGAAACGCCGTTCAAACCGCACTGGAAAATCAAATGAGAACTCTTCGGAAAGGTTTTATAGATAACTGCACAGCTTTTATTGCGAGGTTTTTCGCATTATACCCGCTAAGATTAGAATATATCTACCGAAGGAAGTCCTCTTCATCTAGAGTACACATCCATTAGTTGGCGGAAAAGGGAGGAAAGAGAAAATATTGTACAATCTAACAAGTTCTTTTTAAAAACGGTCTCCTTTGTTATTTATCGGAGCAAACACAGTTCAAATAGTATTAAACTATAGTAAAATTAAGGTGGCAAAATATGGTTATGGTCTTCTGAAAACACGTTTAAACAGTTAAAGGATTTTTATGTCAAAGTTGCTCTTTTTTGCATCGAATGTTTAAATGCCCTCTAGACCTTCAaattgaaagaaataataaaaactctTAGGAAAATTGAGCGAAATTTCTATGATTATTATatcaagaaataaaacaaggcCAAGCTTCAAAAAGAACATGAAGACAAAGCCCCAAGCACATTGTAGGATATACGACTATCCAATATGTGCGTTCTAACGATTACCGTGCGCGTTTGGGATAGACAAAAATATTGAACCACGGAAAGATCCAAGCATTTGCCAGtcaaaaatatagaaaaaggGAAGTAAAACTCAGGTCATTATTTCTTTACTTGAAAAGGGATCGCCTGGTTGGTTGATGTCAAAAGTTTAAAAGCGAGCAGTAAAGCGTCGGCATCAGAATGTTTGACAAAGCACGACTTTATCACGGAGTAGGGTAAGTTTGCCGAATACGCGGAAGAAGATCAAGAATGCAAAACGGAAACACAACCtgaatttccttttttgttaCGAAAAAACTTCTAAGCTGAGAGCACTACTTTTGATGTCCTCGACAGAAATGTTCCGCTTTCATGGAAACAATCGGATCTGGGAAAATCCAAATGCACCTTGAAGGTACAGGCCTTGGAAATCAGGCAATGATATGTCACCGAAAACTCCCAATTAGTATGATAACACGACATATCACGAGGCAAACTGAAGGAATGAAAAACGCCTAAAGGCAAGTTTGTTTCATGCAGTAGTTATTGAGGTTACAAATAAACAGAATTCCAAGTCTGGAAGCGCAATGAATTAGTAAAAAAAGAGGGTAGGAACTATACCACCTGATTGTCAATAAACAATCAAGCataaaaaattaattttagCAACGAGGGAAAATGCCTTTAGGGCGTTGGGCGGATAGGTGTGACTGGTATCTCTGGGTGGTAGAATGCGGGGTGTGGAGTATGATCTACGGGTAGTTAGAAGCAGGTATTGCACGCTGTTATAACAGGGGAATATCAGTGATGAAGCAATACATTCTAATGACTAGTTGGCAAATTGGCTTGGGATGAATATAATTCTATTAAACAATGTGAATGTTTTTATTAGACATAGATGTTAATTTTAACGccattttagttttatttattttggaaATTTGGGAtgttaaaagaaaatgtcaaaGTTGATAAAGTATTTTGGATAGAATTAACAGCGAAGGGGTTTAAACGAgttgtgttaaaaaaaaagaatcctGTGAAGGGTTTATCGGTACAGAATTGACAAACATGGGAAATTTGACAAATATACACGAGTTTACCACACGGGCAGTTGAATGAGTCAGATGTGTATTTAAAAACCTCCTTTGTTGCGTTCTTGACATCCAATTTATTACACACAAAAAACAGCCTTAATCAAATTTCTAAAAGGCTTTTAAAGATATTTAGACGGCTAGTTATTTAGccaaataaatcaaaagttCTTTGTGTAATACTCTCAACATGAAAAAACACGATTTGATGGTTGGAGGAAAATAGCATCATTCATGAGAGTTTCCGAGTCTTCGACGTGTGTTCGTAATGTGTTTTAAGGACATCTTTAAGACTTTTAAGTACGGTAGATAGCATTTGAGTCTAATCTGACAACGCTATGGCACGGGTCTTAATTCGCTTTTATCCCTATAATATGGATTATATGGCTAGGGGCTGATTTCCGACACTTGTGCGGGGATAAACGGAGGAAAAGATATCGAGTTTAGATCACTTGTGAAAGATGAATAAAGTGGCAAATTCGCTACGATTCACTTAATATAGCAAAACTTTTCTCGGCTCTTCTGCAGTTTAGAGAAACTTATTCTGGGTAAGAATTCTCCTAGAAcgatataaaataaagataagaTTAATTGTGTGAACAAGTCTAGAGGTGGAAAAAAACTTGCTTGTTTCACATGGGCGAGTTTTGGCTTAAAAAACAGGGGGCGCTTTTCACCACAGTTCCTTTTTCACCAAAAATGTATCGAGGTAACGTAGGAGAAATTTCAAGCTTTATTTCTCTTCTTTTAAGAGATATAAAACAggctgggttttttttaaaccaaacaAAGAAACATTGGACTTCCACCACAACGTccggtttttttttcaataccGTCTTTGGTAATCAGAGCTGTTTCTTTCAACCAAGAACGCGAACCGAACAATCCCTGGCAGTCATCTCTTGAATGAGACAGCCGTTATTCAACACGTCAAAACTTCTCTTTTCAGCCAAATAAAAGCCTTTTGAAAGCCAGGGTGAAGAAAATGTCCACAGAATCACAAAAGAACTGACAAACAGCCATGTCTGTGTCACCCAGAGGGTGGGAAAATTTTGCTTAGTTTGCCAAATTCAGATCCATGTTGCCCTGTGTTTTGTCAAACATCGGGGTAAAAAAGACTTGTAAAAACAGttgcttaaaaaaatgaaagacgGGCAATTGAATGACAAATGTCAAttagaaaataaattaaatgaaGCTCTCAAGTCCTACTTAACAAATAACATATTGTTCAGAAGAGGTTTtcgataaaaaataaaaaaatgaaaaagatggTTGCGAGCCGTTATTCCAAATCTACGGTAACGTTAATGCCCAAAGCTTTTCCCTAATCCCTTCTCAAATAGCCGTTTCTCGTGTTTTTGTGCTAAAAAGGTTTTTAAGCTTTAGCGGTATCAGCATTGAAGTAAACGCCAGAAATGTTTGTATTTCTGTCTCTAGGGTTTCAAGTGTCACTTTCTATTAGTTTCACTTTCAGGTTCTTTCCGACTTCTTAAGAGAAAATCCTAATTCATCCAAAGAACTGGACAACAATAACCCATATCAGATTGACACACCAAAAAGAGGTTTTATTGAACGCCGACAAGTTTACAAAGGCGTGGAATGCGTGTTATTCCCTAACTTCTCCACTAATATTTCGCTTGAAGGACGTATTGTCATGCTCTCTGATTGGATCTCTGTGCCTAATTTGGGCTAAACTAATAACCGAGCCAAGATatttgtcaaaacaaaaggtttTTAGGGAGACACTTTAAAGCAAGAGCTCCCGTGTCACCGGAGATACACAGACGGCCGGCGAAAATGTTCAAGACACCTACTTTCTCGGATTTCCTTTAACGCGTTAAATATTCAACACCAAATCAAGCGTTGCACTGATAAATGGGAGATAGAGTTTCATTAAAAACGAAGTTGAGCGAAAACGTGAAATAAATTAGAAAGATAAACTCGTGACAATTCCGGTATTGCGAGTACTTCCTTGTAGTTATTAGATGAATTAGCAAGCCCACTCACGATTAGCGATTGTCACTCCCAATTCACTCGAAAATAATCCCAGAGCAAATTCCcatcaaaaataaaagaaacactGGACGAAAATTAATGAACATTTCCTCTTTGGGCAAACACCATCACAATTCTTTCCCTCTCTTAATTTCTTAGCACAATATTAGCGCGTCCTTAAATGGTTCCCCTCCCAATTTAGGTGGGCACAAAATCAGTTTGTGGAATTAGACTAAACAAACCGTCTGACGTTAGGCGTGAGTGGAAATATAATGATTCCATAATAACTGTTAATACAAagttttcacaaaaatcaacTGGACAGCTTACCAGTTATTTACTTGCAGGATTGTCAAGCCGGTTTCTTGGGCGAGTGACCTTTTCTGCTCTTCAGACGGGTATGGGTGCTAAAAGAGAGGAATATTTCAATATTGATATATCTCATGATTAAACAATTCCTGGCATCTCTTTGCTACTATTATAGTTAAATAAACACCTTTCGAAGCTCTGACAAAAAGAAATAGGTTGCAAAAATGCTTTTTAGGACTTCAGTACATGTAAAACCCTGTGGGGCTGAAAACAAAACTACTACTGCAGTAAGCGAAAACAGCAAAAAGaggatttgttttgttttttaaagcGTTTAAAAAGAATTTAGTGTCACTTTACTGAAAGGAGAAACTTTCGACAACGAAATAGGATTACTGCTGCACGAATCATTATTAATTTAGTGTCAAAGTATTAGCGTCAAAGCACGTCTTTGCTTAGTATTTGCCTTGTTCACTAAATGATTCTCGTAGAGAAAGCATGAAGGCACGTTTCCAATGAGATAAAAATATCCACAAGACATATTTCCGTGCGTGTAGTGTTTTGGCGTGTCAATGAATAGTCTTTGGAATCCCTGCTAGTTTTTGCCAATATCCACAAAGAAAGGCGACCCAATATGTGCAAATAGCATGGAAAATCTTTTTAATAAGCCAAGAGAAATTTTCTCGCATTGCAAAGCATTGCAAAGTTCAAGTACTTTTTCATAAGATTCGTGTAAGGACTTTCTTCGTTTTGGTCGGAGTCTCGCCAATTGTTTGACATGAAAAGGTAATGATAACAAAGCAAGCTTTCTTCACGGATAATAAGTATCAATAAAGGATCCACACGCGCAATCAAGGAGGCTGCGATTAATTAGGATATCATAAAGAGAGAATAAAACCAGGACCATAGATCACAATAGGGTGTTTCGACGCCAAAGGGTAATATCATTATTGGAGGCAATGAGACGTGATAGGTGCAAGGGCGTGACCTGTTTGCGGCGCCGCGGGAACGCCCTAATCCGCAAATTGGACATCTACACATGACCAGTCTTCAAATTAGGACATCTTCTTAGACAAGGTGACAAATGGTTTAGGCATTTATTGCAACAACAAACAAGCGTTGACGTCTTCTGTTTACTGGTATTTCTAGCCAATTTGTGAAGACAAAGAGATTTGAATGAGTCCTTTGGATTCTAATATTTCAGAGGAATGCAACTAAATTTCTGCAGTGCGAATAAAGACAAAGGACTTCAATTAGCTTTTCATCACGTAACCGACAAATAACGTTTGAATAAAACTTGTATTCCCAGAACTTAGCCACAAGtgagactttttttttattcgctGATTCACCGATGCTTTTTCGCCGAAGAACTTTTCTTCGTTAGCGCAAATCAATAAATCCGGAAAAAACTACTGTCTTTTCTTGCTCCTGAAAACTCAATAAACAGTTACCCTTTATATCTTAAGTCTGATTGAGGCTTTTTCTACAGACAATTTAAACCAACTTATCCTTTGCAAAGTTGATAAATACCGAAAACTCATCCTTTTCATCCTTCAACAAAATTTAACCACGAAGTGACCTTTTTTATTCACCGAGTGACCGATGGTTTTTCACCAAACAACTTAAGCTAACTTTTCATTCCCCTTGCACTCAATCGATGTCTTTACTTGCGTCACTATGTAAGACCTCGACAAACACCCATTCATTCGCTAATTCCACGTCTGACAGCAAACCCTGGATCGATAAACAAATAGTAAAGAAGACCCATCACTTTGGCTAAAAATCATACATGTCCGCTAGCTTTCAATATAAATAGGTTGGCGACGGCTCTCACGGAGTTGGCAGGTACATGTCGCCTCCGCTACTCGATACCCTTCGGAAGAAACTTACCACATTTTCAACCAAGCTTCGCCTTACTTTTATGCGCGTTTTCTTTCAAGATTTTACGTGTGCTTTATTTGAGTAaagtgattaaaaaaaaatatattactgACCCTTTAAGTTGCtattgaaataaataaaagacaCCGGACGTTGATTGCGGGATAGGTTCTTTTCCTAGGGGTATCGAATTTCACCTTTTCTTGTATGCAAAACGGTGAATGCACTTTGTAAATGAACGCCACGtccgcgaaaaaaaaaacatcaccaATGCTTCtcctttgaaaacaaaaaccgCTGTGTACTTTGAAACGAAATAGGCTAAGGGTTCCCGGTTTtgaatcggaaaaaaaaatgggcggTTTCCCTTAGTTTCCgtgttttttcttgttcttaTTGGAACCGATTATGTAAGGCGAAATCTTACTCTTTCCGTTAAGAAACCTCAAAGTTTTCGTTGTTTGCGTTTTTGTTAGTTAGCGTAAGGTGTAATAAACGGTTCTAAAGTGTGTCAAGGTTTACCGTGAGGTGTTGGAAGACCCACGCTTTCATGATGTTGGTGGCGGCCTTCGGTTGGTAGCGTAAGGTGTAATAAACGGTTCTAAAGTGTGTCAAGGTTTACCGTGAGGTGTTGGAAGAGCCACGCTTTCATGATGTTGGTGGCGGCCTTCGGGAAAATTCCCCGTTTCTTCTGGCTTTTCTTCCCTCCTTGGTCGTCGTCCGCCGTTTCGCTTCCTCCATCATCTGATCCTATCGATGCGTTGAGCGATTGACCTGGAATAATAGCGAAATGAAAGCATTAAGAGTCACTTCAAGTACTCAGATGTTTAGCCTAACCCTTCTTCCAAAGTAAGGGTAGAAATCCTTCTAAGTATAATATCCTAATCAAGAGATTACAATTTAAATTGTCAAACACAAGGTGTCCAAACTCAATACAGAGGCTCTCCAATAAGTGCTAGAATCAAGAAAAGGCCACTTGTCCTTGTGTCCGAAGTTTGCCAATCTATCTCACAAACTTTACAAGTGCTCACGCATCGTTAACTCAAGTCTCTTTCAAGACTTGTCACTACTTCAGTGTTAAAACCCTAAAACAGTCAACAGATCGTTTGGGGTTCACCATCGCGTTTAGGTACTAACAACCCGTTCTAAGAGATTATCTTACGTTGAGCGCTGTGTTCGAATTTCAACATCTTTTCACCGTTCAGGTCGTAGATGCTGTCATGGACTGGTCTCATATTGATTTCTATCGTGTCAGACTAGATGGGTTTTAAGGGCAGTCGCACGATATTCCCAACGAATTTGTCTGTCAATGTCTCAATTAGATGAAGCGGGTTAATGAGTCTCTTAGAAAGGGACAGCTCGAGGTGGCTTGGGACAGCTTGAGATGGTTCGAGATGGCTTGGCACCTGGTTCTCCTCTGAGCACCTGAGAGGTTATGGGGAATGCGCGCGCGGACGATCGGTTACAAATCGCCTCCCAACACAACGCGCCAACGAGTCTAACTGGAGCCCAGGATCGACGCGTGATTAGTCCTGCCCATAGACCAGCGCTTGATTGACGGGTCTTAAATAAACTCGGTAAAACTGACACTTTCTATAATTAAACTGGAAAGATAAAAGTCATCCTTAAATCCCACTTAAAATGTATGCGTTAGTTGTTTTTTATGAAATTGGAAAATGCAGATCAGTTAAAAGCATTTTTCGGCTGAATGTCAAATGCGACAGTAAGCGATGTTTGATCTAATATCTAAGCCTTTTTCCTATCTTTTCACATTAATTTTTTCGTGAGTTGCAAAACAAATATCTCAGTGACATTCTGGCCCCGGTTAGAGTAAATAATATTTCTTCTAAAAAATGCAAAACACACAAGAATGAGGCCAGCCATGGAAAAACAAATGCTCGAAGTTATATAAGGCACGATGCACGATAGGTCGAACAGCtgtcttgagtaaaaaaatctgaCAGGCCCTGGAGAGGTTTTGTGACCGATCTGTAATCTTCTTAAAAACAAAAGGGTGAAGGACTTTACACTCCATTGTACCGCTATTTAGCACCCTATAACAGAGTCTTAATAACCTGTAAGTAAGGGTTTGTTCTTGGAACATAACGGTGGATTTGCGCGCTGTGTTTTCAGAGGGCGCGCGCGAGCGATGCTTCGAGGGAAAAAAACGTATCTCGTAATCTTGGCAGAAAATGACCGTGACTTTGATGAAAGTGACACCGGCCTGATAAACGTTATTCCTTAGACCGCAGTTATTTCCTAGAAGCTCGATATGATCTGCGCTCTCTTTCTCAGCTTCCTGCACACTGACAAAGTTTGTAAAAAATACCGAGTTGTTATCGGAGCGCTGGGAAAATAGACCTCTCCTTAAAGAGAAGATCAATCCACGGCTAGTGAAACCCAAAACGTAAAGATCATTTGCACAAGCTCAGATGACTTGATAGCACTTTAAGCTGCCCCCGTCTTCCCGCTCGCGCCAAACAATGAAGTAAGCGATAAGAGAAGAAAAAACCCTTGTGTCTCAAGATGCAGCGAGAGCTCGCTCTAAGATGGTGCTTCAGACTTGTCACGCCTCGCACTTGGATTTTGACAAACCTTTTCAGGCTCGCTTAAGTGCTCACAAAAGGATCTAGCAGCACTAAGTCAGATTACACTATTCACCTGTTCTTCTCTCCTGACACGAGTACCCGTGATAGCCCCTCCTGAGTTCCTCTCCGAGAGGCATAGTGGTATCAAAGCCTTCGAAATATTAGCGGCACTGATCGAGTAAGGCTGCCGGAGGGAATCGCTCACCTCCTCGAGAATCTAATGAAGCGCGCGAAGCCGATTTAGCCGTAATGAATTCCCAAGCGTTTTTTCTGAAGTGTGCAAGTCTCATGTGGACGATTCAAGGGATTGTAGAACTTCCTTAGTGGTTCAAGTTATAAGTGACAGCGTGCGCATAATGAATTATTCGTTGACAGTACTTCAGGAAATTACGAGAGGAAATTGCATAAGGCTATCTTGTCAGATATATCAAAGATCACGGATAACTGTCAAATAGAAAGCAAAGAGAGAATGGAACGGTACACACGCACTTAGTCGTAGGCACCCTATTATCGTCCACAATATTGCAAAATACACATCTTTTTTGACTTAAATGGGATCTCGGGGATCTCTTTGCATTAAGAGTGGCGCGCGCGATCACCCGAAAGCAACAACTTTCCTATTGAGATCGGGAAAATCATGGGAACCTCCCCCCCTCTTAATTATCAAAGATTTGCCAAAATGACAGACTCTGCGCTCGAGTACCATATGCACCTAAACCATCGAAACTATAAGGAAACCTTTTAGGGGAATCTGGAGGGCAAGATCGCAACAAAACAGAAATCCTCCCTCGGCAAACAGGCAAGCGCTCAACCGCCGTGAGATCCACCATGACTCATTACATTGACAAATTGGTAAACGAAACTGGCACATGTGTTGGTTTCTGTTAATTTCGCTGACCTCCCCCATGTCAAAACAAGCGCACTAAATGGAATTTCTTATTGTTCCGTCTCAACGGCGGGGTTAGCGGCGAGTGGAGGCTTAGCGAGCTAATTGTAACTTTTCTTGGTAGACAGTTAACTATGTTTGTCCAACTCAGACGGTGTCACATCAATAGATGGACAGTTCCACTCCCAAGAAAGCAACGGAGGGAATAGCACGCGATCGCTAACAATCATACGCATTTTCTCGCGCCAAACTAGCGCCATTGTGCAAGCAAAAAGTCATGCTTCCCCCGCGGAACACAATAACACGCCGTGTAAATAGGAAACACACTGACatgacttttcttttcttcaacGTAACTGACACATTAGTCACAACAAAGAGTAGAAATATAGCAACATAGCGGCAGTTTGCATTTGTCTATAGAGCGTGTCTTGGATGCTGTAAAGTGATATTCTTTTTAATTACGCGTAGAAAAGAGCCCATTGTACAGCTGTGTCAACACAGACACCGAGCTTTCAACCCAATAAAGGCCTACAGAATAAATCCAGCCCTGCACCAATAATAAGTCGAACTCTTTACACAATTGTTGATGTGGACTTTTACAAACGTTGGACTAACGCGTTTAACATAATAAAAACGTTTGTAGGCACAGTAAAAGCGCGTATTAAATCCTTGTCTGATGCTGTCTTTTTGAGCACATTATTAAAAGACATCGAGTACGGAAACAATTTAATAAAGAAATGATTTGTATGTCTCATTCAATAAAGGGAAGCAAATCAAATGTGTGTCTCTACCTTCCGGAGTAACGGGGCACTCCGCGCCAGGATCCGATGGCGTTTGCGACTCTTGAGAGTGGGGTCCCGAGGTTTGTGCGTCCAGTGCAGCGAGACTAGGTTGCCAGGACGAAGGGGCGGTTTGCTATGATTAAACAAcataataaatacaatacatacCCACTGCAGTGGTTATCATAAACTAGACCTTATAATTAAGACGCTTTCGAAGCGGTGACAACTTATTGAATAGAAAGTGCAATCACGGGCCCAGCAGATATCGTCACATAACCGGGTTTTTGTCAGTGTTGATTGTGTTCGTCTGTAAGACCAGTTGACTGTCGACAGAGGAGTGTAATTGGCTTAAGTCCCTACAAATTGGCGGGAATTTATTGGAGCTGCGAGCGCGCTTTTTGAGTCAAGCAGATATCGTCACATAACCGGGTTTTTGTCAGTGTTGATTGTGTTCGTCTGTAAGACCAGTTGACTGTCGACAGAGGAGTGTAATTGGCTTAAGTCCCTACAAATTGGCGGGAATTTATTGGAGCTGCGAGCGCGCTTTTTGAGTCAAGCACGCTAAGAATTTAGGGCGATCTTGTGCCCGCTATCTCGGGCCTTCGCGTGCGTACGACAGATTTCTTTCAGCCGACCACAGCGAAGACAGCTAGTTGGATAGCTCGTAAGGGCCCCTTGTCAGACTGAAGAGACGAGGAATAAGAACGATAAAAAATACGCGAGCGCTCTCTCTCGAGAGAGAGAGTGTGGCCA encodes:
- the LOC5507882 gene encoding homeobox protein Meis1 isoform X1 gives rise to the protein MATSSCGYGFGFLLRPAPVANTHFNDEFCMFPRRPFPYKPTYDEVDGYGMEAAAMYDNRGAATALQMNHSSVTSSYHHPPSSLAVTSTMSTVSDIHKRDKEVLYGHPLFPLLALIFEKCELATCTPREPGAVGGDVCSSASFNEDIQAFAKQFKSDKAIFSSNHEVDSLMIQAIQVLRFHLLELEKVHELCDNFCKRYITCLKGKMPIDLVMDEKENGGKSKGDVDLPDSPSDDLQQTAPSSWQPSLAALDAQTSGPHSQESQTPSDPGAECPVTPEGQSLNASIGSDDGGSETADDDQGGKKSQKKRGIFPKAATNIMKAWLFQHLTHPYPSEEQKRSLAQETGLTILQVNNWFINARRRIVQPMIDASNRAGKSPVVTVFKSRRRKSSIGQGIPSPGPPRYGPGPGHPPPGYYPEQHHPQAHPNYHLDGGVQPPHFSPRAYMQDPASSGVGTMQIATTMAHSMHGQLQSPHAYRSSMPPQPQPMYIPGHPHAMMMPPPGHPHAHAHHPGHPGSQLISSSQSSPSIIVSEGGMTQSVMDMHSS
- the LOC5507882 gene encoding homeobox protein Meis1 isoform X2, producing MRVLDVQRKMSGQIQDSESKTPVLPTYDEVDGYGMEAAAMYDNRGAATALQMNHSSVTSSYHHPPSSLAVTSTMSTVSDIHKRDKEVLYGHPLFPLLALIFEKCELATCTPREPGAVGGDVCSSASFNEDIQAFAKQFKSDKAIFSSNHEVDSLMIQAIQVLRFHLLELEKVHELCDNFCKRYITCLKGKMPIDLVMDEKENGGKSKGDVDLPDSPSDDLQQTAPSSWQPSLAALDAQTSGPHSQESQTPSDPGAECPVTPEGQSLNASIGSDDGGSETADDDQGGKKSQKKRGIFPKAATNIMKAWLFQHLTHPYPSEEQKRSLAQETGLTILQVNNWFINARRRIVQPMIDASNRAGKSPVVTVFKSRRRKSSIGQGIPSPGPPRYGPGPGHPPPGYYPEQHHPQAHPNYHLDGGVQPPHFSPRAYMQDPASSGVGTMQIATTMAHSMHGQLQSPHAYRSSMPPQPQPMYIPGHPHAMMMPPPGHPHAHAHHPGHPGSQLISSSQSSPSIIVSEGGMTQSVMDMHSS
- the LOC5507882 gene encoding homeobox protein Meis1 isoform X4 produces the protein MEAAAMYDNRGAATALQMNHSSVTSSYHHPPSSLAVTSTMSTVSDIHKRDKEVLYGHPLFPLLALIFEKCELATCTPREPGAVGGDVCSSASFNEDIQAFAKQFKSDKAIFSSNHEVDSLMIQAIQVLRFHLLELEKVHELCDNFCKRYITCLKGKMPIDLVMDEKENGGKSKGDVDLPDSPSDDLQQTAPSSWQPSLAALDAQTSGPHSQESQTPSDPGAECPVTPEGQSLNASIGSDDGGSETADDDQGGKKSQKKRGIFPKAATNIMKAWLFQHLTHPYPSEEQKRSLAQETGLTILQVNNWFINARRRIVQPMIDASNRAGKSPVVTVFKSRRRKSSIGQGIPSPGPPRYGPGPGHPPPGYYPEQHHPQAHPNYHLDGGVQPPHFSPRAYMQDPASSGVGTMQIATTMAHSMHGQLQSPHAYRSSMPPQPQPMYIPGHPHAMMMPPPGHPHAHAHHPGHPGSQLISSSQSSPSIIVSEGGMTQSVMDMHSS